The nucleotide window GACTAAAGGGACCGGAAGAGGAGCTCAGGTACAGGGGTACAGAATCGGAGGAAAAACGGGAACTGCACAAAAATCAGGAGCAAGAGGATACGAAGCAGGAAAATATTTCAGTTCATTTTTTGCATTTTTTCCTGTGGAAAATCCTAAATATGCTATTCTAATAACGATAAATGAACCGCAAGGAGCTTATTACGGTGCAGCAGTTGCATTGCCGTCAGCAAAACAGGTGTTGGAAAAACTGATTAAATATAAAGGAATAAATCCTCAGGGGGTCATAGTAGAGAAAAAACAACAGTCTATGATAACTTTAACAGCAAAAAATGATTTAAAGAAAATAGCTGAAGAATTCGGGAAAGACATAATGCCCAATCTAGGGGGTATAAGTCTTAGAGAACTGCTTTCGGTGTATCCGCAGGAGAAATTTCCAAAATATAAAATTAGCGGAAGCGGCAAAGTCAAAGAGCAGTTACCTCTGGCAGGAGCTAAGCTGACTAAGGACACTGAAATAAAAATAGTTCTGGAATAAAAGCAAATATGGAATATGGAAATTTAATAAAACGCGAAACAGAGGTCGTTATGTATTATTATCAGATGTATATTGAAAATAATAAAAATATATATACATATAAATCCAAAAATAAATATGAAATTGGGGAATGGTGTATTGTTAATTTTGTGAATAGAAATAAAATGGGTCTTGTACTTTCTGAAATCAATGAAGAAGAGTTGACAATAAGTGTAGAGAAAATAAAGTTTATTTCGGCTAAAGCACCTGTACTTTCAATTCCGTCAGTAATAATGAAACTTATAAAATGGATAAAGGATTATTATTTAAGTGATTATAATAATGTCATAAAAGCTGTTTATCCCGGAGTATTAAAATTAAATTATTCCAAAAAAGCGATATATGTCAAAGACTTGGAAAATGGCAAAAAAAATGTTCCTCAACTTTTTGAACAGAAAAAAGATGGTGAAAAATCAAGTAATATTGAAAAATTCAATGAATATATGAAAAAGAAAAGAGAAATTACATTTCTGACATTACGGAAAAATTTTTCTGAAGAAATTGTAAATAAAGCTATAAAAGAAAAAGCCATTATTATTGAAAAATTAATAACAAAATCCAAAGTAAAAGAAAAAGAGAATTTAAAAAGTCGTATTTTAAAGGATAATATAATTTTAAATACGGAACAGAGGAAAGCGGTAAATAAGATTAGAAATAAAGCCAGTATGTTTTATTTGTTGAAAGGTGTTACAGGTTCAGGAAAAACTGAAATATACATGGATTTAATAAAAGAAGCTTTGGAAACCGGATATGGGAGTATATTTCTCGTGCCTGAAATTTCACTGACTGCCCAAATGGTTCAAAGACTTGAGCGACAATTTTCCGATGTAGTGGCGGTTCTTCACAGCAAGCTGTCAGATAGTGAAAAAAAGAAGGAATGGGCATATATAAGAAACGGAGATAAGAAAGTTGTAATAGGTGCAAGATCGGCAATATTTGCTCCTGTGAAAAATTTGAAATATATTATAATTGATGAAGAACATGAAAATACATATAAGCAGGATAACAATCCGAGATACCATGTAAAAAATGTAGCTATAAAAAGAGCGATAATAGAAAAAAACATAAAGGTAATTTTCGGTTCGGCAACACCTTCATTTGAATCTTATTATCAAGCAAAAACAGGAGATTTAGAGCTTATCGAATTGAAAGAAAGATTTAACAACGCAAAAATACCTGAAT belongs to Leptotrichia sp. OH3620_COT-345 and includes:
- the priA gene encoding primosomal protein N', with the translated sequence MEYGNLIKRETEVVMYYYQMYIENNKNIYTYKSKNKYEIGEWCIVNFVNRNKMGLVLSEINEEELTISVEKIKFISAKAPVLSIPSVIMKLIKWIKDYYLSDYNNVIKAVYPGVLKLNYSKKAIYVKDLENGKKNVPQLFEQKKDGEKSSNIEKFNEYMKKKREITFLTLRKNFSEEIVNKAIKEKAIIIEKLITKSKVKEKENLKSRILKDNIILNTEQRKAVNKIRNKASMFYLLKGVTGSGKTEIYMDLIKEALETGYGSIFLVPEISLTAQMVQRLERQFSDVVAVLHSKLSDSEKKKEWAYIRNGDKKVVIGARSAIFAPVKNLKYIIIDEEHENTYKQDNNPRYHVKNVAIKRAIIEKNIKVIFGSATPSFESYYQAKTGDLELIELKERFNNAKIPEYEIVDLNNTPDNFSKELLRHISETLRKKEQVLLILNRKAFSNLLKCKECGEIPICHNCSISLSYYKYENKLKCSYCGYGEGFSKKCTSCGSNKFIQIGSGTEKIEEELKGIFSEARIIRIDSETVKTKKDYENIYNDFKNGKYDIMLGTQIIAKGFHFPNVTLVGIVNSDIILNFPDFRAGEKTFQLLVQSAGRAGREKKEGKVIIQTFNKENEVIKKTIKNDYEGYFEKEMEIRKLLNYPPYGRLIIGILSSDEEKGLEEKVKLFYNKVSDMAKAKIKFRKNEFISEPFKAPIYKINGRFRYQIFMKFNRSNITKIKNIIKTVLNGYKEKNIRISIDVDPISMF